A region of Polyodon spathula isolate WHYD16114869_AA chromosome 4, ASM1765450v1, whole genome shotgun sequence DNA encodes the following proteins:
- the LOC121314081 gene encoding isopentenyl-diphosphate Delta-isomerase 1-like — protein MLRCVGAALRTVPCDGFTVTKPNSSLFGAVKTSAACFNTRARYFGNSRSLLTMPDVNTDSLDEKQVQLLSEMCILIDENDGTIGADTKKNCHLNSNIDEGLLHRAFSVFLFNNEDKLLLQQRSDAKITFPGCFTNTCCSHPLHTPLEMEEQDAAGVRKAAQRRLKAELGIPMEQVPPDELTYLTRIHYKAQSDGIWGEHEIDYILFVQKEVELNPDPNEIKSHCYVSKEELKEMLIKAKNNEIKITPWFSLIAETFLFKWWDNLQNLKQFMDHGKIHRM, from the exons ATGCTGCGCTGCGTGGGGGCGGCTCTAAGGACGGTGCCCTGTGACGGATTTACTGTGACTAAGCCAAACTCATCGCTGTTTGGGGCAGTAAAAACGAGCGCTGCTTGTTTTAACACACGGGCCAG gtattttGGAAACTCAAGAAGCTTGTTGACAATGCCAGACGTAAACACAGATAGCCTGGATGAGAAGCAGGTCCAGCTTCTTTCTGAAATGTGCATCCTTATTGATGAAAATGATGGGACGATTGGAGCCGATACAAAGAAAAACTGCCACTTAAACTCAAACATTGATGAAG gtttgttgCATCGAGCTTTCAGTGTTTTCCTGTTTAATAATGAAGATAAACTGTTGCTACAACAGAGATCTGATGCCAAGATCACCTTCccag GATGTTTCACTAACACTTGCTGTAGTCACCCGCTGCACACGCCCCTGGAAATGGAGGAACAGGATGCGGCTGGCGTGAGGAAGGCAGCACAGAGGCGCTTGAAAGCAGAGCTGGGGATCCCAATGGAGCAG GTACCGCCAGACGAGCTGACATACCTGACCCGCATTCACTACAAAGCGCAGTCTGATGGGATATGGGGGGAGCACGAAATTGACTACATTCTGTTTGTGCAGAAGGAGGTGGAGTTAAACCCCGATCCCAATGAAATCAAAAGTCACTGCTACGTCTCAAAGGAGGAGCTCAAAGAGATGTTGATCAAGGCGAAGAACAACGAGATCAAGATCACGCCATGGTTCAGCCTGATTGCAGAGACATTTCTGTTCAAGTGGTGGGATAACCTTCAGAATTTAAAGCAGTTTATGGACCACGGCAAAATACATAGGATGTGA
- the LOC121314080 gene encoding nucleolar GTP-binding protein 1-like has translation MALYNFKKIMVVPTAKDFIDITLSKTQRKTPTVVHKHYQIHRIRHFYMRKVKFTQQNYHDRLTQILTDFPKLDDIHPFYADLMNVLYDKDHYKLALGQINIAKNLINNVAKDYVRLMKYGDSLYRCKQLKRAALGRMCTIVKRQKQSLEYLEQVRQHLSRLPTIDPNTRTLLLCGYPNVGKSSFINKVTRADVEVQPYAFTTKSLFVGHMDYKYLRWQVVDTPGILDHPLEERNTIEMQAITALAHLRSAILYVMDVSEQCGHALEQQLELFHSIRPLFANKPLIVVANKCDVKKIGELSEEDQKIFADFEEEGIPVIETSTLTEEGVIQVKTQACDKLLAHRVDSKMRGKKVHDVLNRLHLAVPSKRDEKVRPPFIPEGALARRKAMEIDAPKRKLERDLEVELGDDYTLDLQKYWDLLNENEKHDKIPEIWEGHNIADYIDPEIMKKLEDLEQEEELKEKAGEYDSDDESEDEEMQEIRQLASQIREKKKLKIIASKEKDVHGPRMPRTVKKVERKTLEREMSSLGIDMSGKDDAHYAVQAGRSRSLIRKRKREASEPPTSRTRSQSASRPPRDVSGIRDDKMLKKVKRMMKNSQRDMNRMGKKGEADRHVFDLKPKHLFAGKRKSGTNDRR, from the exons ATGGCTCTCTACAACTTTAAGAAGATTATGGTGGTCCCCACCgcaaag GACTTCATAGACATCACATTATCGAAGACCCAAAGGAAGACCCCCACGGTTGTTCATAAGCATTACCAGATCCACCGAATCAGGCATTTTTATATGAGGAAGGTGAAATTCACGCAGCAGAACTACCATGACAGACTCACCCAGATCCTAACTGATTTTCCAAAACTGGAT GACATTCATCCTTTCTACGCAGATCTTATGAATGTTCTGTATGACAAAGATCATTACAAGCTGGCTTTGGGACAGATCAACATCGCGAAGAACCTCATTAACAA tgttgccAAGGACTATGTTCGGCTGATGAAGTACGGAGATTCTCTTTATCGCTGCAAGCAGCTGAAGCGTGCAGCTTTGGGGCGTATGTGCACCATCGTCAAGCGACAGAAGCAGAGCTTGGAATACTTGGAGCAAG TACGTCAGCATCTTTCCCGTTTGCCAACCATTGATCCCAACACCAGAACCCTTCTGCTCTGTGGGTACCCCAATGTGGGAAAGTCTAGCTTCATAAACAAG GTAACCAGAGCTGATGTTGAagtgcagccctatgccttcaccACAAAGTCTCTTTTTGTGGGACACATGGATTACAAGTATCTGCGCTGGCAG GTAGTGGATACTCCTGGTATTCTGGACCACCCTCTGGAAGAGAGGAACACCATTGAGATGCAGGCTATCACGGCGCTGGCCCACCTGCGCTCTGCCATCCTGTATGTGATGGATGTGTCCGAGCAGTGCGGGCACGCTCTGGAGCAGCAGCTGGAGCTCTTCCACAGCATCAGACCCTTGTTTGCTAATAAG CCATTGATTGTTGTGGCTAATAAATGTGATGTGAAGAAGATCGGCGAACTCTCTGAGGAAGACCAG aaAATCTTTGCCGATTTTGAGGAGGAGGGAATTCCAGTCATAGAAACTAGCACCCTGACAGAGGAGGGGGTCATTCAAGTGAAAACGCAG GCTTGTGATAAGTTGCTGGCTCACCGGGTTGACAGTAAGATGAGAGGAAAGAAGGTGCATGATGTACTGAACAGATTACATTTAGCTGTTCCTTCTAAAAGAGATGAGAAG GTGCGACCTCCTTTCATTCCAGAGGGGGCTTTGGCGCGCAGGAAAGCAATGGAAATTGATGCACCTAAACGCAAGTTG GAGAGAGATCTGGAGGTGGAGCTTGGTGATGATTACACCCTGGACCTACAGA AATACTGGGACTTGTTGAATGAGAATGAGAAGCATGATAAGATCCCAGAGATATGGGAGGGTCACAATATAGCTGATTATattgatcctgaaatcatgaAG AAACTTGAAGATCTGGAGCAGGAAGAGGAGTTGAAGGAGAAAGCCGGAGAGTATGACTCGGATGATGAAAGTGAAGACGAGGAGATGCAGGAGATCCGGCAGCTGGCCAGCCAGATCAGAgagaaaaagaaactgaaaattaTTGCATCCAAGGAGAAGGATGTGCATGGACCAAGAATGCCCAGGACCGTAAAGAAG GTTGAAAGAAAGACTCTTGAAAGAGAGATGAGTAGCCTTGGTATTGACATGAGTGGTAAAGATGAC GCTCACTATGCTGTCCAGGCTGGCAGATCCAGAAGTCTCATCAGGAAGCGCAAACGTGAAGCCTCTGAGCCTCCCACGTCCAGAACTCGCAGCCAGAGCGCCTCCCGCCCCCCACGGGACGTGTCCGGGATTCGGGATGATAAG ATGTTGAAAAAGGTTAAGAGGATGATGAAGAACTCCCAGAGAGACATGAATCGCATGGGCAAGAaaggagaggcagacagacatgTGTTTGATCTCAAACCCAAACATTTGTTTGCAGGCAAGAGAAAGTCAGGCACCAACGACAGAAGATAA